One genomic segment of Desulfobulbaceae bacterium includes these proteins:
- a CDS encoding radical SAM protein — protein MEFEPKWIAWEITRRCNLSCVHCRSSSELEAIGHPDFSFEEAKRVIDDISSYASPVTVLSGGEPLLRKDVFDIARYGASKGLRMCLATNGTLVTDEICTKIKEADIKMVSLSLDGATAEVHDNFRNTSGAFDATVNAAKLFKKNGIKFLVNSSFTKRNQGEIENIYKFVKGLGATAWYMFMIVPTGRGEDIMEELVSMEDYEGFLDWHYEMEKNEDEMLVRPTCAPSYYRVVLQKAKAQGDDFKRRTLQFSTGGSKGCLAGQLISLLDVDGNLLPCSYFPMPAGNIREQSFKDIWEKSELFKDLRNFKAYKGRCGACEYVEVCGGCRARAHSMSGDYMAEEPFCSHVPFKLKKA, from the coding sequence GTGGAATTTGAACCGAAATGGATAGCCTGGGAAATTACCCGTCGTTGTAATTTGAGTTGTGTGCACTGTCGCTCTTCTTCTGAACTTGAGGCCATAGGGCACCCTGATTTTTCATTTGAAGAAGCGAAACGAGTTATTGATGATATTTCATCATACGCTTCACCGGTAACAGTGTTATCTGGCGGAGAGCCGCTGTTGCGTAAAGATGTGTTTGATATTGCACGTTATGGTGCGAGTAAAGGCCTGCGAATGTGCCTGGCTACCAACGGCACATTGGTTACCGATGAGATATGTACGAAAATTAAAGAGGCCGATATTAAGATGGTCTCCTTAAGTTTAGACGGTGCCACCGCAGAGGTGCATGATAACTTTCGGAACACGTCCGGAGCCTTTGATGCGACTGTAAATGCTGCCAAATTATTTAAAAAAAATGGTATCAAGTTTCTGGTTAACTCATCATTTACCAAGCGCAACCAGGGCGAAATTGAGAATATTTATAAGTTTGTCAAGGGCCTTGGTGCGACGGCCTGGTACATGTTTATGATCGTCCCCACAGGCAGAGGCGAAGACATCATGGAAGAGTTGGTGTCCATGGAAGACTACGAGGGCTTTTTGGACTGGCACTATGAGATGGAGAAAAATGAAGATGAAATGCTTGTCCGGCCAACGTGTGCGCCCAGTTACTATCGTGTTGTTTTGCAGAAAGCCAAAGCGCAGGGAGACGACTTTAAGCGACGTACACTGCAGTTTTCCACCGGCGGTTCTAAGGGGTGCCTTGCCGGTCAGCTGATCTCTCTTCTGGATGTTGACGGTAACCTCTTGCCGTGTAGTTATTTTCCTATGCCGGCGGGCAATATTCGGGAACAGTCGTTTAAGGACATTTGGGAGAAGTCAGAGCTGTTTAAAGATCTTCGTAATTTTAAAGCGTATAAGGGGCGCTGCGGCGCCTGTGAATATGTTGAGGTTTGTGGGGGGTGCAGGGCTCGGGCCCACTCAATGAGCGGAGATTACATGGCGGAAGAGCCATTCTGTAGTCACGTACCGTTTAAATTGAAAAAGGCTTAG
- the hemE gene encoding uroporphyrinogen decarboxylase, translated as MNTTFLKACKGEAVDYTPIWIMRQAGRYLPEYHTVRSKGSFLDLCKNPQNAAEVTIQPIDRLGVDAAILFSDILVPLEKMGAPLEFREKQGPVFPTPIRDRAAVDKLVIPDPEGDLGYVMDTIRILRKELEGRVPLIGFSGAPFTLATYLVEGGSSKNYINTKRMMYEAPDLYDALLTKITDCTIEYLKGQAAAGAQALQVFDSWAGVLAPCDFEQFAIPYVRRIIAALKEVTDVPLIYFANNGSTLLDLSLTSGADVLGFDWRPNLDDVVKRVKGKVSIQGNMDPLALFLPADKLEKRVANVLKQAEGARGHIFNLGHGIVPETDPEKAKLLVTLVHELSKR; from the coding sequence ATGAATACAACATTTTTGAAGGCTTGTAAGGGTGAGGCGGTTGACTATACACCAATCTGGATTATGCGGCAGGCTGGGCGTTATTTGCCGGAGTATCATACCGTGCGCAGTAAAGGCTCGTTTCTGGATCTCTGTAAAAATCCTCAGAATGCTGCCGAGGTAACGATACAGCCTATCGACAGACTTGGCGTTGATGCCGCTATTTTGTTTTCAGACATCCTTGTTCCGCTGGAAAAAATGGGGGCGCCTCTTGAGTTTCGAGAAAAACAAGGTCCTGTCTTTCCAACCCCGATCCGGGATCGTGCTGCGGTTGATAAACTCGTGATTCCAGACCCGGAAGGTGATTTAGGCTACGTTATGGACACGATTCGCATCCTGCGAAAAGAGCTTGAGGGCAGGGTGCCGCTCATTGGTTTTTCCGGTGCTCCTTTCACCCTGGCAACCTATCTTGTTGAGGGTGGTTCATCTAAAAATTATATCAATACCAAGCGCATGATGTACGAGGCACCTGATCTCTATGATGCTCTTCTGACCAAGATTACCGACTGTACTATTGAGTATCTCAAGGGTCAGGCCGCGGCTGGGGCGCAGGCACTGCAGGTGTTTGACTCCTGGGCAGGGGTGTTAGCGCCCTGTGATTTTGAACAGTTTGCCATTCCATATGTTCGCAGAATTATTGCTGCCTTAAAAGAAGTAACCGATGTCCCCCTTATCTATTTTGCCAATAATGGCTCGACTCTGCTTGATCTATCGCTGACCAGTGGCGCTGATGTTCTTGGCTTTGATTGGCGTCCCAACCTTGACGATGTTGTCAAGCGTGTTAAAGGTAAAGTCTCTATCCAGGGCAATATGGATCCACTGGCCCTTTTCCTGCCTGCCGATAAGCTTGAGAAGCGTGTTGCCAATGTCTTAAAGCAGGCAGAAGGGGCACGGGGGCATATTTTTAACCTTGGTCACGGTATTGTGCCTGAGACTGATCCTGAAAAGGCCAAGTTGCTGGTCACCTTGGTTCATGAACTGAGCAAGCGCTAA
- a CDS encoding HDIG domain-containing protein gives MLDNIRAHSLVVGRVAEFIATALHRNGQPISVELVLSAALLHDIAKTACLHNGEDHASVGHDICLKHGYPELAPIVRQHVILIDGFPQNPITEKEIVYYADKRVKHDQIVSLESRQQYIIDRYGLGDARRHDAIKRNFQQSLLIEQELFAGLECNPAGLSDCLERSPDWLPENEKITECHV, from the coding sequence ATGCTGGATAACATCAGGGCGCATTCTCTCGTGGTTGGGCGTGTTGCAGAATTTATTGCTACTGCGCTCCACAGAAACGGCCAGCCGATTTCTGTGGAGCTTGTGTTATCTGCCGCTCTGCTGCACGACATAGCCAAAACGGCCTGCCTCCATAACGGCGAAGATCATGCCTCTGTCGGTCACGACATCTGCCTGAAACACGGTTATCCGGAATTGGCACCAATTGTTCGTCAGCACGTTATTTTGATTGATGGCTTTCCTCAGAACCCTATTACTGAAAAAGAGATTGTTTATTATGCTGATAAGCGGGTCAAGCATGACCAGATTGTCAGTCTTGAATCCCGCCAGCAATATATTATTGATCGATATGGTTTGGGTGATGCCAGGCGACATGATGCAATAAAGCGGAATTTCCAGCAAAGTTTGCTCATTGAGCAGGAGTTATTTGCTGGGCTGGAGTGCAACCCGGCCGGATTGTCAGATTGTCTGGAGAGATCCCCTGACTGGCTGCCGGAAAATGAGAAGATAACGGAGTGTCACGTATGA
- the hemH gene encoding ferrochelatase, with protein MSLLESQQKTAVILLNLGGPEKVEDVRPFLYNLFSDRLIIRLGPAFMQKPLAWWIAKKRAPKSQGYYRQIGGGSPLNLITAQQCDALEQSLNATGNFKVVMAMRYWKPFAREVLADLASQGIQRLIALTLYPHYSIATTGSSLRDLQDVMVEMPGQFELAKIASWPDQNDYVDCLVQRIQAALSDKAEAEVVYSAHSLPVKFIDEGDPYLDHLKRTIQAIEEKTGVKGHLCFQSRSGPVEWLAPSTPDTIEKLAKNGCKKIVMVPISFVSDHVETLCEIDIQYKALAAGFGVELARTPSLNVDPLFIKALNTLVLTACNEKGWS; from the coding sequence ATGAGCCTTCTTGAGAGTCAACAAAAGACCGCAGTTATTTTGCTTAACTTGGGCGGGCCGGAAAAAGTTGAGGACGTACGACCGTTTCTATACAACCTTTTTTCCGATCGGCTGATTATCCGCTTGGGTCCGGCTTTTATGCAAAAGCCGCTGGCCTGGTGGATAGCCAAAAAGCGGGCCCCAAAGAGCCAGGGATATTATCGTCAAATAGGCGGAGGGTCTCCCCTTAACCTGATAACTGCTCAGCAATGTGATGCGCTTGAACAATCGTTAAATGCTACCGGCAATTTCAAAGTTGTGATGGCTATGCGTTACTGGAAGCCCTTTGCTCGAGAGGTCTTGGCTGATCTGGCCTCGCAGGGCATCCAAAGGCTGATCGCCTTGACCTTGTACCCTCATTATTCTATAGCTACCACTGGCTCATCGCTTCGGGACTTGCAGGATGTTATGGTGGAGATGCCGGGACAGTTTGAACTTGCTAAAATCGCCTCCTGGCCGGATCAGAACGATTATGTTGATTGTCTGGTGCAGCGAATTCAGGCTGCTTTGAGTGACAAGGCCGAGGCCGAGGTTGTTTACAGCGCCCACAGCCTGCCGGTGAAATTTATTGATGAGGGGGATCCCTATTTAGACCATTTGAAAAGGACTATTCAGGCAATAGAAGAAAAAACAGGAGTTAAGGGACATCTCTGCTTTCAAAGCCGAAGCGGTCCCGTTGAATGGCTGGCGCCTTCGACTCCCGATACCATTGAAAAATTAGCAAAAAATGGCTGTAAAAAAATCGTTATGGTGCCGATCAGCTTCGTCTCTGACCATGTTGAAACCCTTTGTGAGATCGATATTCAATACAAAGCGCTTGCTGCTGGGTTTGGAGTAGAACTTGCGCGGACACCATCGCTCAATGTTGATCCACTCTTTATAAAGGCGTTAAACACTTTGGTGCTAACCGCCTGTAATGAAAAGGGCTGGAGTTAA